One window of Hypanus sabinus isolate sHypSab1 chromosome 18, sHypSab1.hap1, whole genome shotgun sequence genomic DNA carries:
- the LOC132407308 gene encoding zinc finger protein 229-like — translation MAHQRVHTGERPYTCTECGKGFIRLSKLKVHQRVHTGERPFTCSDCGKGFNESSQLKVHQRVHTGERPFTCSVCGKGFTCSSKLMVHQRVHTGERPFTCLDCGKTFTSSTQLKVHQRVHTGEWPFTCSDCGKGFTQSSKLKVHQRVHTGERPFTCLDCGKGFTCSSQLKVHQRGHTGERPFTCSVCGKGFTRSSELLVHQRVHTGERPFTCSDCGKGFTRSSELLVHQRVHSREWPFTCLDCGKEFTCSSQLKVHRRVHTGERPFTCLDCGKGFTCSSQLKVHQRVHTGEQLFNCSDCGKGFTCSFKLKVHQRVHTGERPFTCSDCGKGFTCSSQLKVHQRVHTGERPFTCSDCGKGFTLSSQLLRHQSVHTGERPFTCSVCGKRFTQSYTLKAHQSVHTGERPFTCLDCGKGFTCSSKLKLHQRVHTGERPFTCSDCGKGFTCSSKLKVHQRVHTGERPFIC, via the coding sequence atggctcatcagcgagttcacacaggggagcggCCGTACACCtgcacagaatgtgggaagggattcattcggttatctaaactgaaggtacatcagcgagttcacactggggagaggccattcacctgctcggactgtgggaagggattcaatgaatcatctcaactgaaggtgcatcagagagttcacactggcgagcggccattcacctgctcagtctgtgggaagggattcacttgctcatctaaactgatggtacatcagcgagttcacactggggagaggccattcacctgcttggactgtgggaagacattcacttCCTCAacccaactgaaggtacaccagcgagttcacactggtgagtggcctttcacctgctcggactgtgggaagggattcactcagtcatctaaactgaaggtacatcagcgagttcacactggggagaggccgttcacctgcttggactgtgggaagggattcacttgctcatcccaactgaaggtacatcagagaggtCACAcaggtgagaggccgttcacctgctctgtctgtgggaaaggattcactcggtcatccgaactactggtacaccagcgagttcacactggggagaggccgttcacctgctcagattgtggaaagggattcactcggtcatccgaactactggtacatcagcgagttcacagcaGGGAGTGGCCTTTCAcctgtttggactgtgggaaagaattcacttgctcatcccaactgaaggtacatcgacgagttcacaccggggagagaccattcacctgcttggactgtgggaaaggattcacttgctcatcccaactgaaggtacatcagagagttcacactggggagcagctGTTCAattgctcggactgtgggaaaggattcacttgctcatttaaactgaaggtacatcagagagttcacactggagagaggccattcacctgctcagactgtgggaagggattcacttgctcatcccaactgaaggtacatcagagagttcacactggggagaggccattcacctgctcagactgtgggaagggattcactttgtcatcgCAGCTACTGaggcaccagtcagttcacactggggagaggccttttacctgctcagtctgtgggaagcgattcactcagtcatacACACTAaaggcacaccagtcagttcacactggggagagaccgttcacctgcttggactgtgggaagggattcacttgttcatctaaactgaagttgcatcagcgagttcacactggagagaggccattcacctgctcagattgtgggaagggattcacttgttcatctaagctgaaggtacatcagcgagttcacactggggagaggccgttcatatgctga